The Hevea brasiliensis isolate MT/VB/25A 57/8 chromosome 1, ASM3005281v1, whole genome shotgun sequence genome has a window encoding:
- the LOC131169461 gene encoding uncharacterized protein LOC131169461, which yields MNDSISEMRKQEDEATNKITNSQSRRVSLPISITSVPSLNITELSISAALKKRRVNDSPLGRAFDLQTRAQLDIEITRMFYTGGLPFNFTRNPYYVSSYSFAANHVLGGYMLPGYNQLRTTLFQQEKTNVERLLEPIKSTWLEKGVSIVSDGWSDPQIRPLINFMVVSKSSPMFIKSVDCSGEVKDKQFIDNLLKEVIDEVGHQKVVQVITDNASNCKGAREIIKKMFPHIYWTPCVVHTLNLALKNICAAKNLETNQETYDVCHWITEIHGDALQIKNFIMNHSMRLAIYNRFSPFKSLSVADTRVASIIVMLKRFKLIRRALEAMVMSD from the coding sequence ATGAATGATAGTATTTCTGAAATGAGGAAACAAGAGGATGAGGCAACAAACAAAATTACCAATTCACAATCTAGGCGAGTTTCTTTGCCTATTAGTATAACTTCTGTTCCTTCATTGAATATAACTGAACTAAGTATTTCAGCAGCtttgaagaaaagaagagttAATGATTCTCCTCTTGGTAGAGCTTTTGACTTGCAAACTAGAGCTCAATTAGATATAGAGATTACTAGAATGTTCTACACTGGGGGTCTACCTTTTAATTTTACTAGAAATCCTTATTATGTGAGTTCTTATTCTTTTGCTGCTAATCATGTTTTGGGTGGTTATATGCTGCCTGGTTATAACCAATTGAGAACCACATTATTTCAGCAAGAAAAAACAAATGTAGAGAGGTTGCTTGAACCAATTAAAAGCACTTGGTTAGAAAAGGGTGTTAGTATTGTGAGTGATGGATGGAGTGATCCCCAGATAAggcctttgattaattttatggtTGTTTCTAAGTCTAGCCCCATGTTTATCAAATCTGTAGATTGTTCTGGTGAAGTGAAAGATAAGCAATTTATTGATAATTTGCTAAAAGAAGTAATTGATGAGGTGGGTCATCAAAAAGTGGTACAAGTCATTACTGATAATGCTTCAAATTGTAAAGGTGCTAGAGAAATCATTAAGAAAATGTTTCCACATATTTATTGGACTCCTTGTGTTGTGCACACTCTTAATCTTGCTTTGAAGAATATATGTGCAGCAAAAAATTTAGAAACTAATCAAGAAACTTATGATGTGTGTCACTGGATCACTGAAATCCATGGGGATGCTTTGCAAATCAAGAATTTTATAATGAATCATTCCATGAGGCTTGCAATTTATAATCGGTTTAGCCCTTTCAAATCACTTTCAGTTGCTGACACTCGTGTTGCTTCTATTATTGTGATGCTTAAAAGATTTAAACTCATTAGGCGTGCTTTAGAAGCAATGGTTATGAGTGATTAA